Within the Carassius gibelio isolate Cgi1373 ecotype wild population from Czech Republic chromosome B4, carGib1.2-hapl.c, whole genome shotgun sequence genome, the region ATCTAACGAGGCCAGCCCAACTCCAGCAAACAGGAAGCACCGTTTCAGGCATCTGTAAAGTCACAAATTTGATGAAGAACAACTTAATCGCTGACGAAGGATGTTTTAGTGCTAGATGTGCAGCTCGTTCTGTCCACACACATTATTAAAGACGGCATGATTCAATTCAGGTTGATGAAATAATAATGTACTTTAAATATTACTCTAATGAGACGTAATTGTCAAAAAGTCTATCTTTCTGAATTCTCTGATGCGTTGTGAGCTCCACCTTTCTGCAGTTTTTGATTTAGTTGTTCTCTATTCTGTgggtttttgttctttttgtatcGTGCGTTGAATTGCTGATTTTTCTAGTCTTTTCATCGACTTGATTAAATGTCGCTGTCAAACTTGGTGAACGTTTGTGAAGTTTCTATCTCTCATCTTCGAGCTCAACGTTATTTGGATCACGCAACTGAACATCTTCAGACACCTTCATGAGTTTCATTGAATTTATTCAGAAACAATCACTGGAAGATCTTCACCAATGCAAGGAAATATACATTACACAGAGCTGGAAATAAACTGTTGCTttgtttcgtgtgtgtgtgtgtgtgtgtgtttatatagtgTCACATGTTCACAATCATGCATTCTGTGTCCTTCAATAACTGCTTCAATAAAAGCAAAAAACCGGAgtcgtgagaaaaaaaaaaaaatctaaatatcaaaaacacacacaaacataaacgaACACTCATCCTCATTCACTCTAGAACAAACACACCACAGGTAACAAAACAACAGCTTGGTGCTGATTCAGTCTCATGTGACCTACAACAGATTCGGATGGCTGTGGTTTAGTGTGGGACGAACTAAACATACATTTACGAGAGAAAGTTCTCCAGCTAACAATCAGCGTCCAGAGAACAGAAATACATTCCCATACAAACTACCTGCTGAAATAAACATGAGACGAGTGTAAGACATTTCTCCAGGAAGACCCTTGAGGTATTTCTTGTGTACAGTCTGGGTTTTTCAGAGAtaacacaaaaaaagttgaaGATACTAATACGTGAAAACGAAAGAAACGTGAACTTGGAAGAGCACAGTAAATGAAAGTGATACAAAGTCCAAATAAATAGaatcaaaatgatacatttttcttttatgccaaaaatcattaggatgttaaggaaagatcatgttccatgaagatatttagtaaatatataaaaacttaatttttgatttgtaatatgcattgctaattttaaagatgattttctcaatatttagtttttttttttttttttttttttttgcaacctcagattttcaaatagttgtatctcagataaatattgtccgatcctaacaaaccaatggaaacataattaaatgtattcagctttcagatgatgcataaaccTCACTTCAAATAAAATTGACCCTTAGGACTGGTTTCGTGGTCAAGGCTTGTTTCTCAGCAGTCCTAGTTTGCGCAGTGCATCCCGTCTGGCCTCATCTGTGGCTCCTCGGCCAGAAAACTGCACCGTTACTCCCTGAGTACGGAAGGACGACTTTGGCAAAGAATTGCGGCGTAGCTCCGGGGACACCGGAGGGGGACGTGACCCAACGGGACTCAGAAAACTTTGCCGGCGTAATGGTTTTGGAGCCGGAGCGGGCGGCTGCTTCACGGGCGCTTCGGAGTGCGACGCTTTCCTCTTGGGTGGCTCTTCACTTGAAGTCCTGTTTGAGCTGGAGCTTTCCTCTTTCACCGGAGTGATGGTTTTGGTTTGGGGGTGATGGTTCGTCTGGGATGGAGTCATGACTCGTGATCTGCCGCCGAAGTTGTTGATATGGGTCTCTGAAGACTCTGTTTTGGCCGCTGAAGATGAGAGGCACTCGCTCCTGAAGGATGTGGTTGGGTTTAATGTGATGCTCTTGCCTCCGTAGCTGTTAAAATCTCTGTGTTTGACTTCAGCGCTGGTTAAGGTCGGCGCATGGCTTTGGGAGGGGTGTGTAGTGTCTGTGGTGCTAGTGTTAGTTGGATTGGTGATGTTGACCTTGATGTTTTCCGGATCCCTCGGAGACGAATGCATGACGGATTGCTTCTGAGCGAGTCCCACTTTGGAAAGCGCCTCCATCCTATTGGATCCTAAGTAAAAAACACAAAGAGATTTAGTTGGGAAGTTCTtcttaaatgtgtaaataaacaaACTGAGTGCATTAATATAGTAGTTCTTTCTACATATGCCTACGTTAATTTGAAAGACTTATAaacaaaagatttacattttctGTTCAGTTTGATACATGCATATCTAAGCCTTCTGATTTTTCTGGTTGCATGCAGATCTTGAAAACCTTGGCTCACGCTCTCGTCCCACAAGTTCAAGTTCTTCATTGcatattttattgcatattttgcatgCTCTTACCTCCATGGCTGTTCAAATCTCTGTGTTTGACTTCGGCGCTCGTCGAGGTCGGTGCATGGCCAGATCTGGTTTGGCAGGGGTGTGTGGTGCTAGTGTTAGCCGGTTTGGTGATGTTGACCGTGCTGCCGGTCTTGATGTTTTCCGGATCCCTCGGAGATGAATGCATGACGGATTGCGCTCTCCTCTGAGCGAGTCCGAGCTTCGAAAGCGCCTCCATCCTAGACTTGTCCGGCGTCGGATCTCGAAACGAGATGCTCCGCGTGGGAGGCTGGCGCACGCAGGCCGGTTCTCCTCCGTCTAAAGGATGCTCGGGGCCGGAGAGGTTAGAGAGCATGTGTGCTCGGCGCTCCTGAACGCTCACGGCTTCGGCGGCGATCGAGTGGGGAATGTGTTCACGGCTGCTCCGAAGCATGCTGATGCTGTCGGGGAGACGCGTGGGTTTGGCGTGGGTCGGAGGGCCGTGTTTGATGGAGGGCGACTCTAGACTGCTTCTGCGCTCGGGCAGCTGTGATGCAGACGTGCCGCTGGCGACTGAACCTGCGGGCGGCTGGTGTCCGGATCCCTTGTGCGGCCCGTCTGGGACGTCCAGCTCTGGCTTCAGTTCAAAATGGGTCTCTGGGGGAATGATCCGCTCTTGGGAATCTGACAAGGCATGACACATGTACAATCACATTAATGGATGTAATCTTGTGTAGTGACAACACAATGCAGAAACGTGACCCAGTCAGAAGAAGCAATACACAACAACACATAGGTCACAATTATACACTTTTCTCTAATGTCAAAAGCCATTAGGATATTCATGTTGCATtgagatatttagtaaatttcctatcataaatatatcaattt harbors:
- the LOC127956413 gene encoding proline and serine-rich protein 2; translation: MDVHMHKSRTLHYGLNHSPDDDLQFLSREERECILFFEETIGSLEEDDERTGLSSYATAPRPSAADQDIIDLVHPSVGPSKQRDTLPVRPDSQERIIPPETHFELKPELDVPDGPHKGSGHQPPAGSVASGTSASQLPERRSSLESPSIKHGPPTHAKPTRLPDSISMLRSSREHIPHSIAAEAVSVQERRAHMLSNLSGPEHPLDGGEPACVRQPPTRSISFRDPTPDKSRMEALSKLGLAQRRAQSVMHSSPRDPENIKTGSTVNITKPANTSTTHPCQTRSGHAPTSTSAEVKHRDLNSHGGSNRMEALSKVGLAQKQSVMHSSPRDPENIKVNITNPTNTSTTDTTHPSQSHAPTLTSAEVKHRDFNSYGGKSITLNPTTSFRSECLSSSAAKTESSETHINNFGGRSRVMTPSQTNHHPQTKTITPVKEESSSSNRTSSEEPPKRKASHSEAPVKQPPAPAPKPLRRQSFLSPVGSRPPPVSPELRRNSLPKSSFRTQGVTVQFSGRGATDEARRDALRKLGLLRNKP